The DNA region AACTAATAAATATGGTCAATTCATTTAAGCAAATCTAAAATCATATTATTTAGAAAGAACATGtgttaatcctttttttttttgtcaagttTGTACTATTGTGTGAGATATAAAACtttttattgaatatatatatatatatatatatatatatatatatatatatatatatatatatatatattatgaatataacgTAATTCTAAAAGTACTCTCATTTTTTATTCCTTATGACATATCATACTTTAATTTAATAGAGGGTCAAGatatttatccatgcctttttATTTCATCCAATCAAATGCGAACAAAAGTGgaagtaaaagttgggagtaagttttttttttttttttttcatttctatatattaattttatattaaaattacaattaaatttaaaaagaaaaattagaatcCATCTTACAAATAAACTTGATCCATAGTATAAATATATGGACTCTTGACATCCAAGAAccagaattattttaatttatcgcTTCGTGTCTGAATATTTTAGGACTTGATAGTGATGGCATGCCAATGTGGCAATGTTAAAGATATGTAACATGCAGTATTTAGCATAATAGTCACgtggaaaatgaagatgaaacTCTCAGCCAAGGCCCCATTGTATAAATGGGCTTTATCTTCTACCACCCATTTCATATCtccaagaaaaacaaaaacaaaaacaaaaaagatcaGAGCACAAAAATGGTGAGAGCTGTGACGAGATTGTGCTCTTACACGGGCAGATTTACAGCCACCTTCTTTTCGGCATGGCTGCCGCAAGCTCTGAGGATCACGATACTGGCAATGTTCGTGGTTATGAACAGGTGCGGGCAAGCCTACTTGAGGTATCAGTACAGGGCGATGGTGAAGAAGCAGGGGAGGAAGTTTGTTTACAGACGGAAGAGTTTCTTTTCGAGGCCGTCGGCGCCGGCGCCAGCGCCGGAGTGCGCGATCTGTTTGTCGGAGTTTGTGGAGGGGGAGGTGGGGAGGGAGCTGGAGAGGTGCCGCCACGTGTTCCACGCAGGCTGCGTGGAGAAATGGCTGCTGCATGGGGAAGGCCACGGGAGCTGCCCTCTTTGCCGGAGTCCGGTGGTGGTGCCGGAGGCGGACGTCGGAGAGACGTGGAAATGCGAGAGGGGAGAACGGCTAATGTGCTTCGAGGAAGACCTGGCTCTTCTGTTGCTCCCCGGACTGACCAAGATCTGCGCTGCCCAATATTAGAACTGGAACTAGTTGAGacataacacttttttttttttttatttacctaCTATAAAAGCCTGCAATCGTTACTCAAATTTTCGTTGTAAGATAAGAACAGTTTCTTATTTAAACAAACAAGGTTTGTTGCAATCGAAACACTTTCGTATTGGATTCTATTATATAGttgattaatattttttcaagaTTAATTTTGTTCTTAGGGaatgtttcattttatattttttttttccaaagaaTGTGATTTTCATTTTGCATAGGATTTTGAGCTATCTGTGAGGGAATGTGATCCTTTACTTGGCTTAGGTTTTGTGAGATTCTCTTACATTTTTACTCTTTATGCctttttaacaatatataatcTTTACCAAAGACGTTGTTGTGATCGAACGACATAACTGTGATTAAGGgggttagcgaacagagctttcgacaaactacttgTGTTCAtgttcggtaagcgttcgtttatgtccGTTTATTAAGCTAATAAaacattaacaaataaaatttagagtCCGGttcataaacgaacagagtctaaATATTGGTAAGCTCGTTTACTAAGAGATTGTGAAACaactcgtttgtgttcgtttaatattgttcgcgaacaagctaaTTTAGTGTTCGTTAATAATTTTTGTGAATGTAGATTACGTCTTGTTCACGAACGAATTGTGACCATAAACAtatgcaggtgtttggttattcaTTGTTCATGAATGGTAACGAACAAGttcatgttcatgaacatgaaCATGaacatgattttaaaaaatcttaacaaacgaacacggtCACAAACACTCTAAAAtacttaacaaacgaacacgaacagcctccgtttatttatgttcggttcgttaacggCCCTAACTGTGGCTCTCTCAAATGAGATAACACATGTTGCTTCAGTAAATACGTCactagtactaaaaaaacaatatataatgtttaatcTTTAATCAATATGccataacatattttaaaatataaaaataattaaatacaattagactattaaaaatatttctttaattttataaatgtacaatacaattatacaaattaaTGTGTGTCTGTGTTTAAATTTAccaaactcattattaaaaaatacattttaccCCCCACCCCCCNNNNNNNNNNNNNNNNNNNNNNNNNNNNNNNNNNNNNNNNNNNNNNNNNNNNNNNNNNNNNNNNNNNNNNNNNNNNNNNNNNNNNNNNNNNNNNNNNNNNNNNNNNNNNNNNNNNNNNNNNNNNNNNNNNNNNNNNNNNNNNNNNNNNNNNNNNNNNNNNNNNNNNNNNNNNNNNNNNNNNNNNNNNNNNNNNNNNNNNNNNNNNNNNNNNNNNNNNNNNNNNNNNNNNNNNNNNNNNNNNNNNNNNNNNNNNNNNNNNNNNNNNNNNNNNNNNNNNNNNNNNNNNNNNNNNNNNNNNNNNNNNNNNNNNNNNNNNNNNNNNNNNNNNNNNNNNNNNNNNNNNNNNNNNNNNNNNNNNNNNNNNNNNNNNNNNNNNNNNNNNNNNNNNNNNNNNNNNNNNNNNNNNNNNNNNNNNNNNccccccccccccccccccccaaaaaaaaaaaaaaaaaaaaaacaacaacacaCAAACAAGAAAGAAATTAATCTTTTAAGAATCttgatttaaataatatttctagATGGAATGTTAGGTACTACCAGGGTTATTGCAGtgttagttaattatttttaaattatttacttaaatattttattattgtcttatttatttattttaattttgaagtttaaTGACATACATGAAAATAGGTTAAgggtataaaaataaaataatcactgTAACATAAAAGATAATCATCaaccaaataagtttatatttcaTACTTCAGttttaactaaaataaaaatttaaacatttcCGACAATTCAACATTCCCTAAGTAATTTAATATCCCGTCAACCAAACGCCCTATTAGAGTAATTACTTATTGATTCATTATATAAATGTCTTCTTGTTAAGGAGAATCAAACTTCACTCGTTTTCTCTTTTGTATTGAAGTATAATGTGTATGAATATATGCTTTCAGTGAAAGGCCATGGAGACAACTCAATGCGAAAGCAATGCGTTCACACATAACAACCATGAAGTCCATTTTCACATGGAAGTATGTGCATCTCATTATTTGCCAGTTAGATTTATAGTTGCCTTAAAATTTCAGACTAAAAATATCATGTCAAACTATACGTTTTTCAAACAGAATTTGTGGCTACAAATTaggtaattttaaaattttaaggtaTCTAAAATCTTTGTGGGACATAAAATATTGTTGGATTGTAATTGTCAAGTTAAACACCTGCCAAATTGACTAGGATAGTTTCGAacttaaatctatttaaatGGCTAGTAATGAAACTTAACAACTCTAACTTATTGACCTGGTCCATCCAGACCACTCAAATTGTCATAGCgcctatattatattatattatattatattatatatatatatatatatatatatatattttgtccgTATGTATTAATTTTGAACTACCAAATGAACATCAAGTTTCATGGACCATTTTGAACCACATTCATGTATTTAACAAGTACGGAGTACTATGTAACAGATgtaatatacatacacacatcaTTCTTGGTGgttgttgttttgtttgtttttgcaGATATTTATATATGACTCTCAGACCGAATGATATTAGAGTCACTCATATTGCAATATTTAGTATTTAGTTATTAAGGAttgcatattaaaaaaaaaaaaaaatctttatcaGATTCAtcgatttgatttttatttctctcATATAGTACTGTTATCACAGGATCCTTAGCCTAGGGTCCGGTTCAAGTGAGAAACAATGCTTAAGTGTAAACCTGTGAACTCCTATGCACCATTAAGATGTGAAATTGGATGACTGAAATCTGAGGAGTGGTGCAATGGTGCATCCGGTGCAGTTGTacagtgatatatatatttatcaggtcaaaatcattataaaccGCATTATCAAGGAAGATCAACAGTGCACAATGATACACAAATTCTAACAGaggttctcatttgaacctaATTCTATATACTCAACATTCGTGATCAACAACCCCACGAGTTTCTATCGATGCAATCCACtgtaaatatataagtatacaCCATTATTTGCTAAGTTTTCATGTTAAttctcaagaaaaagaaagaggatTTAAAACTATGATTTCTTGGACAATTGTTTGTATTATGCAAGCTCCTCATCATCTGCAGAGTGACAAGGTAGATGATATTAGACCTTCAAAGTATATATGCATTTTTGCTGCAGATTGAATCTGCATGTTCTGCTATTCTTTACCAGAGGAAAAACGCTCCGATCCCCGCCATTGGAAGATGAAATCCGGTGATCTGTCATACGAGTTACAATATCGAACACGAACACCCCGCTGGTTTTGAGGTATCCTTGTGCCGCAGCTTATCTGTGACAAGCATATCAGAATTTCATGGCGTTAGAATGGATGGATAGAACTGCAAGAACAATTGTAATGCCCTAAACATATCCAAATCAGTTACAAGAATACAAGATAATGCTTATGAATCATTGTTCGCAAATCTATCAACTCTTCACGGATAATATGCTAGCAGATCAACATTTTTTGAAGTTCTGTAAGTAGTTTAAAGAGATTATGAGTTCAGTGAGTTGAAAACACGCAAATCCCTAAGTCGATAAAACGTATTTTGATGTTTTGAGGAGAGGTAGTAATCTGCTACCCCTCTCGGGGAGATGCTGGGGAGCAAAAAAAAGACCTAGAAACTAAGTTGATAAAATAATCGAACATATATGCATTGTTCCAAGACATTCATTAAGGTCAGAGTATCATAAGTGCTATTTGTTGAACCAACAGAGAGTGTAATTTTCATTCTTTCCAAAGTGTTCGTagtaataacaaaaaaaaacaaaaattaatacacacacacacacacatatgaacACAAGATTGCAAACTtctaatatacggagtataaaatatGAAGCAAACAAGTAATGACAATCAAGCATGCTTATTATATAAGTTTTTATACTCCACAAGGAAGTACCACTCTTTTTCCCGGCAATAGGAGGGCGCACAAGAACATGCATAGTGACGAGACATCCCGGATCTTCAACAACAGGAAGTCCAGATTCAGCAAGTGTTTTACTGTTCTCAAGTATTTTTCCTGCATTAATAAGCTTCACATCGTTGATCGTCTTAGGCCCATTTTCTTTATCTGCCAAGAGTCAAAGTGTTTCAGTGAGCATAGTGACCATTATCGAGTATCAAAAAACCATGAACAGTCCCAAGATATCAGTTCCCAACAACGAAAAGCCTTCTGAGgccgaaagaagaaaaaatgaaagaCGTCAAACAGAAATCTGTGAAAGGATAAGCAAAAACAATCAAAGATTCATACAATAATAAAACATGTCTTACACCATACTATACATCTTCTATGAATTAGGACTAAAAGAAGCGAAATATTGTTCCATGAACTTTCTCACCTCACTTCCAAGGAATAATATCTAATTTTCAACCACACAGAAGATCGGCATGAGAGACAGACGATATAGCAGATATGCATTGAGCATACATGTCTAAAGACAGTAAAGAAGGCATCAGTTTACTCTCTTTAACTTTTTCACAGCATTGATGCAATGAGAAATGCTATGTAAAAAAGCTTCAAACAAGATACAAAAACTGTGTGTGAGAGGAAATATTACTCTCTAGCTACTTCAAATTAGATTACAATTTTAACTTTGGTTTCCATATTCCCAATTCCCAAAGCTTACAGAAAAACTTCTCAATTCAGCTCAACAACCAATCAATTAATACAGTTGTCAACAACAACTAAGAACACTGATACTTTGTTCTTCATCCTATCAAAGCATGAACCTATGAAAACAAGCAGGAAAAACAAACAGAAAAGAGGAATTCACATACTAAAAAATTTTCTAAAGTCAATCCAACCAATCTGAAACTGAAAGAAGGAATGAAGGTTAGAGGGTTTAGACCTTTGGGCCATTGTGAAATTATCTTCTCTTTGAGAGATCCCACAGTGGAACTAGGACCATACTTATCCGGTCCAATATCAGTGCCATCAGCAAGCCGGAATTTGATATCAACCAATTCTGCCGCAGCCATTGAAACAATTCCTCAAGTTCTCACAACACAAATCAGCTCCCACTTCATACAAAGCCTCAATTTTGATTACCCTCCCTTTGAAACCCAGAAAACCCAAACCCAATCTGAATTAAAACCCTGATCAATAAACCCAATTTCCCAACAAAATAACTGAGACCCAGATCAAGATTCGCAGTAGACAGTCTTTGTATCCTGGCATTACACCCAAGGAAGACCAAATCATCCGCAGCCCAAATCAAGACTCGGACTTTACCAAAATATAACTGAGGAAATCAACAATTCCAAAATCTTCTGTTGATGGCGGCCAAGGATTGAAGAGATTGATTGCAGGAGAGATTAATTCAGGAGGTGGGATAGGAATCACTTATAGAAAAACGAGAGAGAACTGTTCTGTATGTTTCTGGATTTGAGCTGGAGTTGGGTTGATGTGgaaagaaggaaagaaagatTCAGAATGGAAAGTTTCTCAGCAAGATTCCCACCACTACTGCCATTAACTGGAAAATCTCATGATTTAGAAAATGACGCATTTTACTGGGTTGGCTTTCTTTGCCCCGCAGTAATATTAGGAAATCTATAccttttatttacaaaaatacaataacattccttaaaatatatattactcaatattcttATGGTTCCaagtaatattataaatttttttcctaaCTTTCGACCTCATAAGACGTAAAAAACAACATTAGCTACTACTTCCGTAACAAAAGGGTACCATTATCCTTTGGGTAACACTGAGTCACCAATGTAAAACTGTCTCACCGGTCTTAATTAGTGAGACAGGTCggatatttaattaatgagttcaattttttatttcgtTGATCAAATATTCGGCATGTTTCACGGATTGAGACTCGTGAAACGTTCGACAAAAATTTCCGATCtatctcacggattgagactcaTGAGACAATCTGACACATGTTATTAGGTTAATTAACATGTCTACTTGTAGTTTAGTAACACgaagtgactctctcatatgaGATGTCATAAATTCGAACCCCGTATGAACGATACTAACTCAGATAAGTTGTTAAAATCACAAGAGGCTAATATATAAAATGCATAGGCAACATAATAAAGCCAAGAATCATGAATGATTACCTTTAATTGATTTCATATGTTATCCTATTTTATGTGCTACTTTATACTATATTGATGAATTGTTGGGTGCCACCTCACCATCATCTCGATCTGAATCTGTTCTATTCGATTGGCATTATCCTTATCTCCATCAATTAAGGTCAAAAGCTTCAGAATCCCATTAGTTTTCATGCTGTATTTAACAATTGATAGCTTTTAACTTTGGTATTAAAATGTCGATTGATTAAAGTGGGAATAGCATTAGAATAACGCATTTTGAGGCGTTATTAAACGGTAGATATAAACATAGTTTAATGGACATGACCTCATGATATTGATATCTTTATGTAATGGACAAATTTTATACTTTGCAATATTTTATTTGGTGAAGTGGTCATGATATTCGTAATAATTAGTTTGTAGATTGTGATAAAAGTGGAGTTTATAGATGGTTTTTTT from Ipomoea triloba cultivar NCNSP0323 chromosome 6, ASM357664v1 includes:
- the LOC116021772 gene encoding membrane-anchored ubiquitin-fold protein 6-like, whose translation is MAAAELVDIKFRLADGTDIGPDKYGPSSTVGSLKEKIISQWPKDKENGPKTINDVKLINAGKILENSKTLAESGLPVVEDPGCLVTMHVLVRPPIAGKKSDKLRHKDTSKPAGCSCSIL